The following are encoded together in the Mesotoga sp. UBA6090 genome:
- the meaB gene encoding methylmalonyl Co-A mutase-associated GTPase MeaB has translation MNSMKPGIDQLKISRSLSIIENDTDSAKKIIGGLPARDYCVIGVTGSPGAGKSSLTDRLACISAEEKTTAVVAIDPSSPFTGGAFLGDRIRMRRATGDPRVFVRSMASRGNVGGLSPSIYNSVEFLGRSGYDRIYVETVGAGQSETDIVNLADIVLLVMAPGLGDDVQTMKAGIMEIGDIFVINKSDLPGANQLASRTRAILELSGKKFPVMRTDSIKGSGVKELQEEIEEILLSYFSSGRLASKRAKRNLYNNLNSAYQIIKEHYAENDKLEELIRYLLENIGR, from the coding sequence ATGAACTCAATGAAACCCGGGATCGACCAGCTCAAGATTTCGAGATCGCTGAGCATAATCGAAAACGACACTGATTCAGCAAAGAAGATCATCGGAGGACTGCCTGCCCGAGATTACTGCGTAATTGGTGTCACGGGAAGTCCGGGAGCCGGCAAGTCGTCTTTGACAGACCGCCTGGCCTGCATAAGTGCGGAGGAAAAGACGACGGCCGTTGTTGCAATCGATCCTTCAAGCCCCTTTACGGGAGGCGCCTTTCTCGGCGACAGGATCAGAATGAGACGTGCAACCGGCGATCCCAGGGTCTTCGTGAGATCGATGGCCAGCCGGGGAAACGTCGGAGGTCTAAGCCCTTCAATTTATAACAGCGTTGAGTTTCTTGGCAGGAGCGGCTACGACAGGATTTACGTGGAGACGGTCGGGGCGGGCCAATCGGAGACAGACATCGTTAATCTTGCAGATATCGTCCTTCTCGTAATGGCGCCCGGACTTGGAGACGATGTTCAAACAATGAAGGCTGGAATAATGGAGATCGGAGACATATTCGTGATAAACAAGAGCGATCTTCCAGGAGCCAACCAGCTCGCTTCCAGAACCAGGGCGATCCTGGAACTTTCTGGGAAGAAATTCCCGGTAATGAGGACAGATTCCATAAAGGGGAGTGGCGTTAAGGAGCTTCAAGAAGAGATAGAAGAGATACTTCTCAGCTATTTCAGCTCCGGAAGGCTCGCGTCGAAACGCGCTAAGCGCAACCTTTACAATAATTTGAACAGCGCGTACCAGATTATAAAGGAACACTACGCCGAAAATGATAAACTTGAAGAACTAATAAGGTATCTTCTTGAGAATATCGGGAGGTAA
- the mce gene encoding methylmalonyl-CoA epimerase, protein MKSDRIDHIGIAVKSIEERLSVYRDLLKLEVTGIEELQDRGLKVAFVKVGDTRIELLESISENSQISRFLESRGEGIHHIAFHVDNVKAAIEEAVSLGLKPLSTEPEAGAGGTKVVFLHPKSTGGVLTELVEGHH, encoded by the coding sequence TTGAAATCCGACAGAATAGACCATATTGGCATAGCCGTAAAATCGATCGAAGAGAGGCTTTCCGTCTACCGAGACCTTCTTAAACTGGAAGTTACCGGGATCGAGGAACTTCAAGACCGCGGACTGAAAGTTGCCTTCGTAAAGGTCGGCGACACTCGGATTGAGCTTCTTGAATCGATATCGGAAAACAGCCAGATATCAAGATTCCTGGAAAGCAGGGGAGAAGGCATTCATCACATCGCTTTCCACGTTGACAATGTCAAAGCCGCGATTGAAGAAGCCGTTTCACTTGGGCTGAAACCTCTTTCCACGGAGCCCGAAGCCGGAGCCGGGGGAACAAAAGTAGTCTTCCTCCACCCCAAGAGCACGGGCGGAGTTCTGACTGAACTTGTCGAAGGACACCACTAG
- a CDS encoding acyl-CoA carboxylase subunit beta, whose product MADRLEEFFEKSEQIILGGGQEKIEKQHKTGKLTARERIDVLCDEGSFEEFDRFVKHRATSFGLADKEFPADGVVTGIGTVDGRKIAVFSQDFTVQGGSLGEMHAKKIMKVQDMALKLGIPIVGINDSGGARIQEGVDSLFGYGGIFHRNTLSSGVIPQITVICGPCAGGAVYSPAITDFIVMTDRHSQMFITGPQVIKAVTGEETSMEELGGALVHNTKSGNAHFLTPDDRSAMLLVRELLEYLPQNNAEEPNKREADRGEPQEALRGIVPDNPKQSYDVKKVISLVVDGGRFLEVHEHYAKNMVVGFAKIGGRSVGIVANQPSVFAGSLDINASDKAARFIRFLDAFNIPIITFVDTPGFLPGVSQEHGGIIRHGAKLLYAYSEASVPKVTLILRKAYGGAYIAMGSQHLGADIVYAWPGAEIAVMGPEGAANIIFKREIDGSDQPEKTRQEKISEYKDMFANPFVAAGRGYIESIIDPAASRIEIIKALETLDTKVEGRPTKKHGNIPL is encoded by the coding sequence TTGGCCGATAGACTTGAAGAGTTTTTTGAAAAGAGCGAACAGATCATCCTTGGTGGTGGTCAGGAAAAGATCGAGAAGCAGCACAAAACAGGAAAGCTAACTGCCAGAGAGAGAATCGATGTTCTCTGTGACGAGGGAAGCTTCGAAGAGTTCGACAGATTTGTCAAGCACAGAGCAACGAGCTTTGGCCTTGCGGACAAGGAATTCCCGGCAGACGGAGTCGTGACGGGAATAGGAACAGTCGACGGGCGAAAGATAGCCGTCTTCTCTCAGGATTTCACAGTACAGGGCGGATCGCTTGGTGAGATGCACGCCAAGAAGATAATGAAAGTGCAGGATATGGCTTTGAAACTAGGTATACCGATCGTCGGAATAAACGATTCGGGCGGAGCCAGGATTCAGGAAGGTGTTGACTCTCTTTTCGGCTACGGCGGAATCTTCCACAGGAATACCCTCTCTTCGGGAGTGATTCCTCAGATCACCGTTATCTGTGGACCGTGCGCAGGCGGAGCCGTCTATTCGCCCGCAATAACCGACTTTATAGTTATGACCGACAGGCACTCACAGATGTTTATAACAGGTCCGCAGGTAATAAAGGCCGTGACGGGTGAAGAGACGTCGATGGAAGAACTTGGTGGAGCTCTTGTGCATAATACAAAGAGCGGAAATGCCCACTTCCTCACCCCGGATGACAGAAGCGCAATGCTTCTCGTCAGGGAGCTTCTCGAATACCTGCCGCAGAACAACGCCGAGGAACCAAACAAGAGAGAGGCCGATCGCGGCGAGCCTCAGGAAGCGCTCCGGGGGATTGTGCCGGATAATCCAAAGCAGTCATACGACGTGAAAAAAGTGATCTCCCTTGTAGTCGATGGAGGACGATTCCTCGAGGTACATGAACACTATGCGAAGAATATGGTCGTGGGTTTTGCAAAGATAGGCGGAAGATCGGTGGGAATAGTGGCAAACCAGCCTTCAGTCTTCGCCGGTTCTCTCGATATAAACGCTTCAGACAAGGCGGCGAGATTTATCAGATTCCTGGACGCTTTCAATATACCGATAATCACCTTTGTAGATACCCCAGGATTCCTCCCGGGAGTCTCCCAAGAACATGGAGGGATAATTCGCCATGGTGCAAAACTCCTGTACGCCTACAGCGAAGCCTCCGTCCCGAAGGTAACACTGATTCTTAGAAAGGCCTACGGAGGGGCATATATCGCAATGGGCAGTCAACATCTGGGGGCAGACATTGTTTACGCCTGGCCGGGAGCCGAGATCGCCGTAATGGGCCCCGAAGGCGCGGCAAACATAATTTTCAAGAGAGAAATTGACGGTTCCGACCAGCCTGAAAAGACTAGACAAGAAAAGATTTCAGAATACAAAGACATGTTTGCAAATCCATTTGTAGCGGCTGGAAGAGGCTACATAGAATCAATAATAGATCCGGCTGCCAGTAGAATAGAGATAATCAAGGCTCTGGAGACGCTAGATACGAAAGTCGAAGGCAGACCAACCAAGAAGCACGGGAATATACCACTTTGA
- a CDS encoding cobalamin B12-binding domain-containing protein — protein sequence MKIKVLVAKPGLDGHDRGAKVVAMALRDAGMEVIYTGLRQSPESVVKAALQEDVDVVGLSILSGAHMKICSKVLQLMKEAGIGDKPLFVGGIIPAEDADELRRAGIFEVFGPGTSLKSIIDKIEETVKK from the coding sequence ATGAAGATAAAAGTACTCGTGGCAAAGCCCGGACTCGATGGACATGACAGAGGCGCCAAAGTCGTCGCCATGGCTCTTCGAGATGCCGGAATGGAAGTTATCTACACAGGTCTCAGGCAGTCTCCCGAATCGGTCGTGAAGGCCGCGCTTCAGGAAGACGTTGACGTTGTGGGGCTCTCGATACTATCCGGCGCCCACATGAAGATTTGCAGCAAAGTGCTTCAACTCATGAAAGAAGCAGGAATTGGCGACAAGCCTCTCTTTGTCGGCGGTATAATTCCCGCAGAGGATGCAGATGAGTTAAGAAGGGCCGGCATTTTCGAAGTTTTCGGACCGGGAACCTCACTGAAATCAATCATAGATAAGATAGAGGAAACGGTTAAGAAATGA
- a CDS encoding OadG family protein codes for MEEYIQITIIGVAIVFLALAMLFFIFKILGRLFSREEENKLTAVSKKSAQAASSRVFETEEGGEGEVIAAITAAAAAFIGHSNFKVRSVAPVTVSATSHWKRREPTVYWKVRRSKN; via the coding sequence ATGGAAGAGTATATCCAGATCACTATTATAGGCGTTGCGATTGTATTCCTGGCGCTGGCGATGCTTTTTTTCATATTCAAGATTCTCGGCCGCCTCTTCTCCAGAGAAGAGGAAAACAAGCTTACGGCAGTCAGTAAGAAATCTGCCCAGGCAGCGAGTTCGAGAGTCTTTGAGACGGAAGAAGGCGGCGAGGGCGAAGTGATTGCCGCCATAACCGCTGCAGCAGCTGCCTTTATAGGTCACAGCAACTTCAAAGTCAGAAGTGTCGCCCCGGTTACCGTGTCGGCGACCTCACATTGGAAACGACGAGAACCAACCGTCTACTG